One window of Gloeothece citriformis PCC 7424 genomic DNA carries:
- a CDS encoding lysophospholipid acyltransferase family protein yields MSQQMPSRENLTYTKETSIRSYINPLLIRLVYPLGCYIVLPSYFGKLEVTGQDNIPTTGPVIVAPTHRSRWDALLTPYAVGRLASGRDLRFMVMATEMQGIQGWLIRQLGGFPVNTERPGAGSLVHTIDLLSRGEMVVIFPQGGIVPEIEVERLKPGVARLALEVETHKPNSGMKILPVNIQYTDLSLGWKTDVTINIGKPIDVAKYNQGKIKENTRKLTAELKTALQQLQEKTPLSQESKEMIMV; encoded by the coding sequence ATGAGTCAGCAGATGCCGTCGAGGGAGAATTTAACCTATACAAAAGAGACCTCTATCCGTTCTTATATTAACCCGTTATTAATTCGTTTGGTTTATCCTTTAGGATGCTATATCGTCTTACCGTCTTATTTTGGTAAGCTTGAGGTGACAGGACAAGACAATATTCCCACTACCGGACCAGTCATTGTTGCCCCCACTCATCGCTCCCGTTGGGATGCTTTACTTACTCCTTATGCGGTAGGACGATTGGCCAGTGGACGAGATTTAAGATTTATGGTAATGGCGACGGAAATGCAAGGAATACAAGGCTGGTTAATTCGTCAATTAGGGGGATTTCCGGTCAATACTGAGCGTCCGGGGGCGGGTAGTTTAGTTCATACGATTGATTTGTTAAGTCGAGGGGAAATGGTGGTCATTTTTCCTCAAGGCGGCATTGTTCCAGAGATTGAGGTGGAACGTCTTAAACCTGGGGTAGCACGACTCGCTTTAGAGGTAGAAACTCATAAACCCAATAGTGGGATGAAAATTTTACCGGTTAATATTCAATATACGGATCTGTCTCTCGGTTGGAAAACAGATGTCACGATTAATATAGGTAAACCTATTGATGTGGCTAAATATAATCAAGGAAAAATTAAAGAAAATACCCGAAAATTGACAGCAGAGTTAAAAACCGCCCTGCAACAACTTCAAGAAAAAACCCCACTTTCACAAGAGTCAAAAGAAATGATTATGGTTTAG
- a CDS encoding DMT family transporter: MELNLRKSYIAWTSLLAIAPFFFWGTAMVAMKGVIPNTTPLFMAGVRLVPAGLLVLGYAALSGRPQPKSGLGWLWIGIFALLDGAMFQSFLAQGLVRTGAGLGSVIIDSQPLAVALLSSWLFGEIIGLWGWLGLGLGIIGISLIGLPDQWFIGLFQGETISFSFSWLGLLNSGELLMLLASLSMAVGTVTIRFVSRYADPVVATGWHMILGGIPLFVLSGFWESDQWSHLNLEGWLNLSYATVFGSAIAYGVFFYLASKSNLTSLSALTFLTPVFALTFGNLFLSEILSPLQWLGVSLTLVSIYLINQREKIAQHLQKLQSSKDSSTLAESTSNQ, translated from the coding sequence TGCTGGCGATCGCTCCTTTTTTCTTCTGGGGAACAGCGATGGTCGCCATGAAAGGGGTTATCCCCAACACCACACCCCTATTTATGGCAGGAGTTCGCCTTGTGCCGGCTGGGTTATTGGTTTTAGGGTATGCGGCTTTGTCTGGTCGTCCTCAACCTAAAAGTGGGTTAGGGTGGCTGTGGATTGGAATTTTTGCTTTACTCGATGGGGCAATGTTTCAAAGCTTTTTAGCCCAAGGTTTAGTCAGAACCGGGGCCGGATTAGGATCAGTGATTATTGACTCCCAACCGTTAGCGGTTGCCCTTCTCTCTAGTTGGCTATTTGGGGAAATTATCGGGTTATGGGGCTGGTTAGGGTTAGGATTGGGCATTATCGGGATTAGTTTAATTGGATTGCCGGATCAATGGTTTATTGGTCTGTTTCAAGGGGAAACGATTTCTTTTTCTTTTAGCTGGTTAGGATTGTTAAATAGTGGAGAATTGCTGATGTTGCTGGCTTCTCTGTCTATGGCAGTGGGAACAGTAACTATCCGTTTTGTCAGTCGTTATGCGGATCCGGTAGTGGCCACAGGATGGCATATGATCTTAGGAGGAATACCGTTATTTGTCTTGTCCGGATTTTGGGAATCTGACCAATGGAGTCATCTTAATCTCGAAGGCTGGTTAAACTTAAGTTATGCGACTGTGTTTGGCAGTGCGATCGCTTATGGAGTCTTTTTTTATTTAGCTTCAAAAAGCAATCTAACCAGTTTAAGTGCCTTAACCTTTTTAACGCCTGTGTTTGCCTTGACCTTTGGGAATCTGTTTTTATCTGAAATTTTGAGTCCTTTACAATGGCTGGGAGTGAGTTTAACCTTAGTGAGTATCTATTTAATTAATCAACGGGAAAAAATTGCACAACACCTGCAAAAATTGCAATCTTCTAAAGACTCCTCAACCTTAGCGGAATCAACCTCTAATCAATAG